The Polynucleobacter necessarius genome window below encodes:
- a CDS encoding c-type cytochrome: MRSIAASLSDQDMPDIDEYYAAQNASTPNNPLKEFIDKDF; this comes from the coding sequence ATGCGCTCAATCGCTGCGAGCCTCTCTGACCAAGATATGCCGGATATCGACGAATACTATGCTGCGCAAAATGCCAGCACACCAAATAACCCATTGAAGGAATTTATTGATAAAGATTTTTAG
- the parC gene encoding DNA topoisomerase IV subunit A encodes MATKKTPGKNIPVEQADLFSSPIEVKEIEKVEIDQAPILASSSGGGSGNLDTKTIDLNEDGKDSLTLAVYAERAYLDYAISVVKGRALPDVSDGQKPVQRRILFSMSEMGLRADAKPVKSARVVGDVLGKFHPHGDQSAYDALVRLAQSFSLRYPLIDGQGNFGSRDGDSAAAMRYTEARLTKIASLLLSEIDEGTVDFAPNYDGSFQEPKLLPARLPFVLLNGASGIAVGMATEIPSHNLREVASATVALMKSPKMSTTELLEIMPGPDYPGGGQIISSAAEITQMYEAGRGNIKVRARWSVEELARGQWQIVVNELPPATSSQRVLQEIEEITNPKVKVGKKTLTPEQNNLKSTILNVLDGVRDESSKDAAVRLVFEPKSKNIDVNEFVNLLLAHTSLESNAPMNLVMIGNDDRPRQKALKDILTEWIAFRVATVTRRTQHRLGKVQDRMLLLEGRLIVLLNIDKVIKIIRNSDEPKADFIKEFKLSERQAEDILDIRLRQLARLEGIKIEQELKDLKGERDDLEGLLQSDPVLRKRIIKELESDMKDFGDDRRTLIQEGKRAVAETKVIDEPVTVIVSQKGWVRVRQGHEHDPTQFSFKAGDALYDTFEVRTIDVIQGFGSDGRVYTVPVSELPGARGDGSPLTSFVNLAAGSQMVTYYAGQADDLILLSTRAGYGFLANVSDMSTRNKAGKSFLSIDAKVLGDAPLGASKVKVGMKQVACLSEASKLLVFPLDELKRLPTGGKGVILMGLDDQECLASAIAVGSDGAIYSGAGRAGKPTELSLDAKTLKSFAGNRARKGHFVEPRLKDGKLIAN; translated from the coding sequence ATGGCGACTAAAAAGACTCCTGGAAAAAATATTCCAGTGGAGCAGGCAGATTTATTTTCTAGCCCCATTGAAGTGAAGGAAATTGAAAAAGTTGAGATCGATCAGGCGCCTATATTAGCTTCATCCTCCGGCGGCGGTTCTGGTAATCTTGATACCAAGACCATCGACTTAAATGAAGATGGTAAAGATAGTCTTACTTTAGCGGTATACGCAGAGCGTGCCTATTTAGATTACGCCATTAGTGTGGTGAAAGGACGTGCTCTCCCAGACGTATCCGATGGACAGAAACCGGTACAGCGCCGCATTTTGTTTTCTATGAGCGAGATGGGTTTGCGCGCTGATGCTAAGCCGGTCAAGAGTGCTCGCGTCGTGGGCGATGTGCTTGGTAAGTTTCACCCGCATGGTGACCAATCTGCTTATGATGCGTTAGTTCGCTTAGCGCAAAGCTTTTCGCTTCGCTATCCGCTGATTGATGGACAGGGGAATTTTGGTTCTCGCGATGGTGATAGTGCTGCTGCAATGCGCTATACCGAGGCGCGATTGACCAAGATCGCCAGCTTGCTTTTGAGCGAGATTGATGAGGGCACGGTAGATTTTGCGCCGAACTATGATGGCTCATTCCAAGAACCCAAATTATTGCCTGCACGTCTTCCATTTGTCTTGCTCAATGGTGCATCGGGTATTGCGGTAGGTATGGCGACAGAGATTCCTTCACACAATTTACGTGAAGTAGCTAGCGCTACAGTGGCACTCATGAAGTCGCCAAAAATGAGCACAACAGAGCTTTTAGAAATTATGCCTGGTCCCGACTATCCAGGTGGCGGCCAGATTATTTCCTCTGCTGCAGAGATTACGCAGATGTATGAAGCAGGGCGCGGCAACATTAAAGTACGTGCTCGTTGGTCGGTCGAAGAATTGGCACGTGGCCAGTGGCAGATCGTGGTGAATGAATTACCCCCAGCAACCTCTTCACAGCGTGTGTTACAAGAAATTGAAGAAATCACCAACCCTAAGGTAAAGGTTGGTAAAAAAACCTTAACGCCAGAACAAAATAATCTCAAATCAACCATTCTGAATGTTTTGGATGGTGTTCGTGACGAATCTAGTAAGGATGCTGCAGTTCGTTTGGTATTTGAGCCTAAGAGTAAAAATATTGATGTTAATGAGTTTGTTAATTTATTGCTGGCACACACTTCGCTAGAGTCCAATGCGCCAATGAATTTGGTGATGATTGGTAATGACGATCGTCCACGTCAAAAAGCCTTAAAAGATATTCTGACTGAATGGATAGCTTTTAGGGTTGCTACTGTAACCCGCAGAACTCAACATCGCCTGGGCAAAGTACAAGACCGTATGCTCCTTTTGGAGGGGCGCTTAATTGTTCTTCTCAATATTGATAAGGTCATCAAGATTATTCGTAACAGCGATGAACCGAAGGCTGACTTCATTAAAGAGTTCAAGCTCAGTGAGCGTCAAGCAGAGGATATTCTTGATATCCGCTTGCGTCAGTTAGCGCGCCTAGAGGGCATCAAAATTGAACAAGAACTTAAAGATCTGAAGGGGGAACGTGACGATCTAGAGGGCTTGCTGCAAAGCGACCCCGTCTTAAGAAAACGCATCATCAAAGAGCTTGAGTCCGACATGAAGGATTTCGGCGATGATCGTCGCACCTTGATTCAAGAGGGTAAGCGTGCTGTGGCTGAGACCAAAGTGATTGACGAACCAGTCACGGTGATCGTGTCGCAAAAAGGGTGGGTACGCGTTCGCCAAGGTCATGAACATGATCCTACCCAATTTAGTTTCAAGGCGGGTGATGCTTTATATGACACCTTCGAAGTCAGAACCATTGATGTCATCCAGGGCTTTGGCAGTGATGGTCGAGTTTACACGGTACCTGTTAGTGAGTTGCCGGGCGCGCGCGGTGATGGCTCTCCATTAACCAGCTTTGTGAATTTGGCTGCCGGGTCGCAAATGGTTACTTACTATGCCGGTCAAGCAGATGATTTGATATTGCTATCCACCAGAGCTGGCTATGGTTTCTTAGCTAATGTCTCTGATATGAGTACGCGTAATAAGGCCGGTAAATCATTCCTCAGTATTGATGCTAAGGTTCTCGGCGATGCGCCTTTAGGCGCCTCTAAGGTTAAAGTTGGCATGAAACAGGTTGCCTGTCTATCTGAAGCATCCAAGTTACTTGTGTTCCCGTTGGATGAGCTCAAGCGTTTACCAACCGGTGGTAAGGGCGTTATTCTCATGGGCTTAGACGATCAGGAGTGTCTGGCTTCCGCTATTGCCGTAGGTTCTGATGGGGCAATTTATTCAGGGGCTGGACGCGCTGGTAAGCCAACAGAGCTGAGTTTAGATGCGAAAACCTTAAAGTCATTTGCGGGCAATCGAGCACGCAAAGGCCACTTTGTTGAGCCGCGCCTCAAAGACGGTAAGTTAATAGCAAATTGA
- a CDS encoding RluA family pseudouridine synthase, which translates to MALPQTPESNPVDYIDDEDFISLEIPLEMAGERLDKVLAGSLPDYSRNRLKAWVEAGAVMVDGKVTKARYLLMGGESVKVFPREMPEQFALSPEDISLDIVYEDESIIVVNKPAGLVVHPAAGNWSGTLLNGFLFRYPELKSLPRAGIVHRLDKDTSGLMVVARTPHAQTSLVRQLQERTVGRRYLAWVWGEPPSHGKVLASVGRDQRNRLKMTAGSPQGKPAATLFRRLAKGLVGESAVALLECRLETGRTHQIRVHLESLGFPLVGDPVYRKKTPGVAKNLSFNRQALHAFALSLQHPSLDKLMTWFRLPPQGLLELLPKLGMDGEVLPNEASVMGSMQNEPQK; encoded by the coding sequence GTGGCATTGCCGCAAACTCCTGAATCGAATCCTGTTGATTATATCGATGATGAGGATTTCATCTCCCTGGAAATTCCTTTGGAGATGGCTGGCGAACGCTTGGATAAGGTGTTGGCTGGGTCTTTGCCTGATTATTCGCGTAATCGTCTTAAGGCTTGGGTTGAAGCTGGGGCGGTTATGGTCGATGGCAAGGTTACTAAGGCGCGTTACCTGCTAATGGGAGGCGAGAGCGTCAAGGTGTTTCCCCGGGAAATGCCAGAGCAATTTGCCTTGAGCCCAGAGGATATATCCTTGGATATAGTTTATGAGGATGAATCCATCATTGTGGTCAATAAACCAGCCGGCCTAGTAGTGCACCCAGCAGCTGGTAATTGGTCTGGAACGCTTTTAAATGGATTCTTGTTTCGATATCCCGAGCTCAAATCCTTGCCTCGCGCTGGAATAGTACATCGTTTAGATAAAGATACGTCAGGATTAATGGTTGTGGCAAGAACACCTCATGCACAAACTTCTTTGGTGCGTCAGCTCCAGGAGAGAACGGTTGGGAGACGCTATCTTGCCTGGGTTTGGGGGGAGCCACCGAGTCATGGCAAAGTTTTAGCATCGGTTGGGCGAGATCAGCGTAATCGCCTAAAGATGACTGCTGGCAGCCCTCAAGGCAAGCCTGCTGCTACATTATTTCGAAGATTGGCAAAAGGATTGGTTGGGGAATCTGCCGTGGCTTTGTTAGAGTGTCGGCTTGAAACGGGCCGCACTCATCAAATTCGAGTGCATTTGGAGTCTTTGGGCTTTCCATTAGTCGGAGATCCCGTCTATCGTAAAAAAACTCCTGGAGTGGCCAAGAATCTTTCATTTAATCGTCAGGCTTTACATGCTTTTGCATTAAGTCTTCAGCACCCAAGCTTAGACAAATTGATGACTTGGTTTCGACTTCCCCCTCAAGGGTTATTAGAGTTGCTGCCCAAATTAGGCATGGATGGTGAAGTTTTGCCCAATGAGGCATCTGTAATGGGTTCTATGCAAAATGAGCCTCAAAAATGA
- the alr gene encoding alanine racemase: MKGGVFLGDSANDLINRPIMASMHTAAFQHNLNRVRELAPESKIWSVIKARAYGHCFEAALKGLASTDGFALLDIQDASWLREQDWEGRILLLEGFFHANELSLAEELSCDLVVHCDAQVDWLEQFKGKNHKPFNIFLKMNTGMNRLGFKPEAYRVAFHRLHAAGYHMHHMTHFANAAQLERLPTVGAQQELFNETIAGLEGATSLANSAAILWHRNALGDWVRPGIMLYGASPTGLHADIEHANLQAVMRFHSEIIDIQDLQKGDRIGYGSRYEAPEDMRVGIVACGYADGYPRHAKDGTPVWVANGDQGIVCPLVGRVSMDMLTIDLRNTPQVTIGSHVQLWGDKVPVDDVAQMSDTIGYELLCAIAPRVPVAIT, from the coding sequence ATGAAAGGAGGAGTGTTCTTGGGTGATTCAGCTAACGATCTGATTAATAGGCCAATTATGGCCTCTATGCATACTGCCGCCTTTCAGCATAATTTAAACCGAGTTCGAGAGTTAGCGCCGGAGTCCAAGATTTGGTCGGTAATCAAAGCTCGCGCCTATGGTCATTGTTTTGAAGCTGCCCTCAAGGGTTTGGCCTCTACTGACGGTTTTGCCCTATTGGATATTCAAGATGCGTCTTGGCTTAGAGAGCAAGACTGGGAGGGTCGAATTCTGCTTTTAGAGGGTTTTTTTCATGCAAATGAGTTAAGTCTCGCAGAAGAATTATCTTGTGATTTAGTAGTTCACTGCGATGCACAAGTAGATTGGCTTGAGCAATTTAAAGGTAAAAACCACAAACCTTTTAATATCTTTCTAAAGATGAACACTGGGATGAACCGTTTAGGTTTTAAACCTGAGGCATATCGCGTGGCATTTCATCGTTTGCACGCAGCTGGTTATCACATGCATCACATGACTCATTTTGCCAATGCCGCTCAGTTAGAGCGACTGCCCACCGTAGGTGCACAGCAAGAACTTTTCAATGAAACGATTGCAGGTCTAGAAGGGGCAACCTCATTGGCCAATTCGGCCGCCATTTTGTGGCATCGAAATGCCTTAGGTGATTGGGTTCGTCCTGGGATCATGTTGTATGGGGCTTCGCCAACTGGATTGCACGCTGATATTGAGCACGCTAACCTTCAGGCTGTCATGCGATTCCATAGTGAGATTATTGATATCCAAGATCTGCAAAAGGGTGACCGTATTGGCTACGGTAGTCGCTATGAAGCTCCTGAAGATATGCGAGTTGGTATCGTAGCATGTGGCTATGCCGATGGCTATCCCAGGCATGCAAAGGATGGCACGCCTGTTTGGGTTGCAAATGGAGACCAAGGTATTGTGTGCCCATTGGTTGGAAGAGTTTCAATGGATATGCTGACAATTGATTTGCGTAATACTCCCCAAGTCACAATAGGAAGTCATGTTCAGTTGTGGGGTGACAAAGTACCGGTAGATGATGTAGCCCAAATGAGCGATACGATCGGCTATGAATTACTTTGTGCTATTGCACCCAGAGTACCGGTCGCCATCACTTGA
- the pgeF gene encoding peptidoglycan editing factor PgeF — MSFIAPQWPAPKTIHCLVSTRSDGVSGAPFHSLNLGDHVGDNAADVLLNRTIFTKKLPNQPIWLKQTHSIVVSTPKSRALPGCDEILADASVSNVPNEVLVIMTADCLPVLLTNTKGTIIGAAHSGWRGLSAGILENTVNAMLKLDSETQSSDLIAWMGPAIGPDFFEVGQDVKTCFQESGVSFAENAFKPIPNKPGKFLADICRLARGRLETLGLKMIFGAEHCTVRDQELFFSYRRDGQTGRFASAIWISK, encoded by the coding sequence ATGAGTTTTATTGCTCCTCAATGGCCAGCCCCTAAGACTATTCACTGCTTAGTGAGCACCCGTTCAGATGGAGTCAGCGGCGCACCATTTCATTCGCTTAATTTAGGGGATCATGTTGGTGACAATGCCGCTGATGTTCTTCTTAATAGAACTATCTTCACTAAAAAATTGCCCAATCAGCCCATTTGGCTAAAGCAGACACACAGCATAGTTGTTAGCACTCCCAAGAGCCGAGCTTTGCCAGGGTGTGATGAAATCCTTGCTGATGCTTCGGTAAGCAATGTTCCGAATGAGGTCCTAGTCATCATGACGGCAGATTGCTTGCCTGTTTTATTGACGAATACCAAAGGTACGATTATTGGTGCAGCCCATTCTGGTTGGCGGGGACTGAGCGCTGGCATTTTAGAAAATACCGTCAATGCAATGCTCAAACTTGATAGCGAAACCCAATCATCAGATTTGATTGCTTGGATGGGGCCCGCCATTGGGCCGGATTTCTTTGAGGTAGGCCAAGATGTAAAAACCTGTTTTCAAGAATCAGGTGTGTCATTTGCTGAGAATGCGTTTAAACCAATCCCAAATAAGCCTGGGAAATTTCTCGCAGATATTTGCCGATTGGCGAGAGGACGTTTGGAGACTCTAGGGCTCAAAATGATTTTTGGTGCCGAACACTGCACGGTTAGGGATCAAGAATTATTTTTCTCATATCGTCGCGACGGTCAAACAGGAAGATTCGCCTCTGCCATCTGGATTTCAAAATAA
- a CDS encoding XdhC family protein yields METLKSPAFYVGALVSRKNTQKRKERLLDFDVSQEQVETLHGPVGLHIGALTPPEIAVSILAAVIAVKYGIAVPKKN; encoded by the coding sequence ATGGAGACTCTAAAATCCCCAGCCTTTTATGTCGGTGCCCTTGTCAGCCGCAAGAATACACAGAAGCGTAAAGAGCGTTTACTAGATTTTGATGTTAGCCAAGAGCAAGTTGAGACACTACATGGACCCGTTGGTCTACATATCGGCGCCCTCACTCCACCAGAAATCGCAGTCTCGATTCTGGCAGCAGTAATTGCAGTTAAATACGGTATTGCTGTGCCAAAGAAAAATTAA
- a CDS encoding outer membrane protein assembly factor BamD, whose product MSEVVSDASLRLAGNYSAQNGSPKLKGMRFTLVLALLLTLILLTGCAGSDGGKDDTDIWSEAKLYSEATVKLNDADFAKCGKYFETLEARFPFGPYSQQAQINAAYCYWKAQEQTQALVAIDRCIKLHQGSPNLDYAYYLKGLITFNDDLGWLGKFTGQDLSERDPKAAKEAFESFKVVVERFPNSKYAPDSLDRMRYIVNSLAEADVIVARYYYQRGAYLAAANRAQLVIRDYDRAPAVEEALYILTKSYEKLGMTQFSNDAARVFKLNFPESEMMLTGQRVKKERRWWQFWNK is encoded by the coding sequence ATGTCGGAGGTAGTGTCAGACGCCAGTTTAAGGCTTGCTGGAAATTATTCTGCCCAAAATGGTAGTCCTAAATTAAAGGGTATGCGCTTCACCTTAGTTTTAGCTTTGCTGCTGACACTCATTCTATTGACCGGATGCGCTGGCAGCGATGGAGGCAAAGACGATACTGATATCTGGTCTGAGGCAAAGTTATATTCTGAGGCAACAGTCAAATTAAATGACGCCGACTTTGCCAAGTGCGGAAAGTATTTTGAAACGCTAGAGGCGCGTTTTCCATTCGGACCCTACTCTCAACAAGCACAAATTAATGCAGCATATTGCTATTGGAAGGCCCAAGAACAAACTCAAGCGCTCGTTGCAATTGATCGTTGTATTAAACTTCACCAAGGTAGTCCTAATTTAGATTACGCCTATTACCTTAAAGGCTTAATTACTTTTAACGATGATCTTGGATGGCTAGGTAAATTTACCGGCCAAGATCTAAGTGAGCGCGACCCCAAGGCGGCCAAAGAAGCGTTTGAGTCATTTAAGGTCGTGGTTGAGCGCTTTCCTAATAGCAAATATGCGCCCGACTCTCTCGACCGCATGCGTTACATCGTTAACTCCCTTGCCGAGGCTGATGTTATTGTGGCGCGTTATTACTACCAGCGTGGCGCCTATTTAGCGGCAGCCAATCGCGCTCAGTTAGTGATTCGAGACTATGACCGAGCACCTGCTGTCGAAGAGGCTCTTTATATTCTGACTAAATCATATGAAAAACTGGGGATGACACAGTTCAGTAATGATGCTGCCCGCGTCTTCAAATTAAACTTCCCTGAAAGCGAGATGATGCTTACTGGACAACGCGTGAAAAAAGAGCGCAGATGGTGGCAATTCTGGAACAAGTAG
- a CDS encoding XdhC family protein has product MVVIGAGQLSLYTADFALTSNFEVIVIDPREEYAEWLNRTDIFFKKGMPDDVLLEIGVDSHTAV; this is encoded by the coding sequence ATGGTGGTCATTGGTGCTGGCCAACTTTCACTCTATACCGCTGATTTTGCTCTGACTTCAAACTTTGAAGTGATTGTGATCGATCCGCGCGAAGAATATGCTGAATGGCTCAACCGCACGGATATTTTTTTCAAAAAGGGAATGCCTGATGACGTGCTGCTCGAGATTGGTGTTGATTCTCACACAGCTGTGTGA
- the tsaB gene encoding tRNA (adenosine(37)-N6)-threonylcarbamoyltransferase complex dimerization subunit type 1 TsaB, which yields MANILAIDTSAEWCSVALSLEDQVPELRHERVSAGASQLLLPWIESLLSDGRVVLKDLDVIAVGVGPGAFTGVRLGVAAVQGLAISQNIPVLPVCSLDALAAQLLTTEVFKQIRPEQFTVAIDARMEEVYWANYEMQNDGLPKRINEMQLTRPEGVNLKGAEFLAGSAIHPYRNRLPAFACPIHSDIAVSALGILTCAEQMLSDGLQCDVHLLEPLYVRNKVAFTTAEREEGMR from the coding sequence GTGGCAAATATACTAGCCATCGACACCTCTGCAGAATGGTGTTCGGTGGCTTTATCTTTAGAAGATCAAGTACCCGAGCTAAGACACGAAAGAGTTTCAGCGGGTGCTAGCCAATTGCTTTTGCCCTGGATTGAATCTCTTTTGAGTGATGGGAGAGTTGTCTTAAAAGATCTTGATGTAATTGCGGTTGGTGTTGGACCAGGTGCCTTTACTGGGGTGCGCTTAGGTGTTGCAGCGGTACAAGGATTGGCAATTTCTCAAAATATTCCAGTATTGCCAGTTTGTAGTTTAGATGCTCTCGCCGCCCAGCTTCTCACCACTGAAGTATTTAAACAAATACGCCCCGAGCAATTTACGGTCGCCATTGATGCCCGTATGGAGGAGGTTTACTGGGCTAATTACGAAATGCAGAATGATGGATTACCAAAACGTATCAACGAAATGCAACTGACTAGACCAGAGGGTGTGAATTTGAAGGGAGCAGAATTCTTGGCTGGTAGCGCTATTCATCCATACCGCAATCGATTACCTGCGTTTGCCTGTCCAATACACTCCGATATTGCTGTTTCAGCTTTAGGCATCTTAACTTGTGCAGAGCAAATGCTGAGCGATGGCCTGCAATGTGATGTTCATCTACTTGAGCCGTTATATGTCCGCAATAAAGTGGCATTTACAACCGCAGAGCGCGAAGAGGGTATGAGGTAA
- the lplT gene encoding lysophospholipid transporter LplT produces the protein MNCSFYTIMAAQFFSSLADNALLIAAIALLAQLHAPAWMTPLLKLFFVWSYVLLAAFVGAFADSRPKGNVMFITNTIKFAGCVAMLFGSHPLLSYAIVGLGAAAYSPAKYGILMELLPPEKLVAANGWIEGLTVSSIILGAVLGGVLISSTVSQSLLAWDILTLETGIDTPAESAIMIIMMIYVIAALINLKIPDTGARYVSQKTNPIELVKDFAMCLKTLWDDRLGQISLAVTTLFWGAGATLQFIVIKWAQVALHMNLSQGAILQAISAVGVAGGAVYAAWRIPLRKSLNVLPYGVAMGLVVCIMAIYNSDMLPDTAIVSLGKLQVTWNLLPAYLLLILVGWLAGYFVVPMNALLQHRGHVLMSAGHSIAVQNFNENISVLIMLLIYSLLIWLDVTIQAVIIGFGVAVSLIMWLVIKRHTRNQAEYDSMHLIGEHTH, from the coding sequence ATGAACTGTAGCTTTTACACCATTATGGCGGCACAATTTTTTTCGTCGCTTGCTGATAATGCTCTCCTAATTGCGGCTATTGCCCTCTTGGCCCAGCTCCATGCACCGGCGTGGATGACCCCATTGCTCAAATTGTTCTTTGTATGGTCCTATGTGCTTCTGGCTGCGTTTGTTGGAGCATTCGCTGACTCCCGCCCAAAAGGCAATGTCATGTTCATTACAAACACTATTAAATTTGCTGGATGTGTAGCCATGTTGTTTGGCAGTCATCCATTGCTCTCTTATGCCATTGTTGGCCTGGGAGCCGCTGCATACTCTCCGGCAAAGTATGGAATTCTGATGGAACTCTTGCCGCCCGAGAAATTAGTTGCCGCCAATGGTTGGATTGAAGGTCTGACTGTAAGCTCAATTATTTTGGGTGCTGTTCTGGGAGGCGTATTAATTAGCAGTACTGTCTCTCAAAGTCTTTTGGCTTGGGATATTCTGACTCTCGAGACGGGCATTGATACGCCAGCCGAATCTGCCATCATGATCATCATGATGATCTATGTCATAGCCGCACTCATTAATCTCAAAATTCCGGATACCGGTGCTCGCTATGTTTCGCAAAAAACCAATCCAATCGAATTAGTAAAAGATTTCGCCATGTGCTTAAAAACACTTTGGGATGATCGTCTCGGGCAAATTTCTTTGGCGGTTACGACTTTGTTCTGGGGTGCTGGCGCAACCCTTCAATTTATTGTGATCAAGTGGGCGCAAGTTGCTTTACACATGAATCTGTCGCAAGGCGCAATTTTGCAGGCCATCTCCGCTGTCGGCGTAGCAGGTGGAGCGGTATATGCTGCTTGGCGTATCCCTTTACGCAAATCGTTAAACGTATTGCCATATGGCGTTGCCATGGGTTTAGTTGTTTGCATCATGGCAATTTATAACTCTGACATGCTTCCTGATACGGCCATTGTCTCGCTAGGCAAACTTCAGGTGACATGGAACTTGCTGCCCGCCTACCTGTTATTAATTTTGGTGGGATGGTTGGCAGGTTATTTCGTGGTTCCAATGAATGCGCTACTACAACATCGTGGCCATGTACTCATGTCAGCCGGTCACTCTATCGCTGTCCAAAACTTTAACGAAAATATTTCCGTCTTAATAATGTTGCTAATCTATTCATTACTGATTTGGCTAGATGTCACAATTCAGGCAGTCATCATTGGCTTTGGTGTTGCAGTCAGCTTAATCATGTGGTTAGTAATTAAGCGTCACACTAGGAACCAGGCAGAATATGACTCTATGCACCTAATCGGTGAACATACCCATTAA
- a CDS encoding RidA family protein, producing the protein MSTNISERLKALGIDLPPSGAPAAAYVMAATSGNTVFLSGHIAKRDGKPWVGKLGKDMDTETGKAAARSIAIDLISALQNHLGSLDKVKQIVKVMGLVNSTDSYTEQHLVVNGCSELLFEVFGEVGKHARSAFGVAQIPLGACVEIELIAKI; encoded by the coding sequence ATGAGCACAAATATCAGCGAACGCCTTAAAGCACTTGGCATTGATTTACCGCCTTCTGGAGCGCCTGCTGCCGCGTATGTCATGGCCGCTACTAGTGGCAATACCGTTTTTCTGTCTGGACATATTGCCAAACGTGATGGGAAACCATGGGTTGGAAAACTCGGCAAAGATATGGATACCGAAACGGGTAAAGCTGCTGCACGCTCTATCGCAATTGACTTAATTTCCGCACTGCAAAATCACCTAGGATCATTAGACAAAGTGAAACAGATTGTGAAAGTCATGGGTTTAGTGAATTCAACTGATAGCTATACGGAGCAACATTTGGTAGTCAATGGTTGCTCAGAGTTGTTGTTTGAAGTTTTTGGAGAAGTAGGTAAACATGCCCGGAGCGCATTCGGCGTAGCGCAAATACCACTTGGCGCCTGTGTTGAAATCGAATTAATTGCCAAGATTTAA
- a CDS encoding NTP transferase domain-containing protein — translation MALCDQPLVGATEIESLLDQFYQRTVSEEIVLPIANGQRGNPVIFSRSVINQILQISGMVCRQYIVLHPELVKSFATDNEAYVLDVDTPTDIQSLQIDGGNPLKSN, via the coding sequence ATTGCTCTATGCGATCAGCCTCTTGTGGGTGCTACTGAAATTGAATCTTTGCTGGATCAGTTCTACCAGAGAACTGTAAGCGAGGAAATAGTGCTACCGATAGCGAATGGTCAACGTGGTAATCCAGTGATCTTCTCGCGCAGTGTGATCAATCAGATTCTTCAGATTTCAGGAATGGTTTGCAGACAATATATAGTTCTGCATCCAGAACTAGTCAAATCATTTGCCACAGATAATGAAGCCTATGTGTTGGATGTTGATACACCTACGGATATCCAGTCTCTTCAGATTGATGGGGGCAATCCACTCAAGTCAAATTAA